ACGTTCGTGGCCTGGACCTTCCAGTACAACGGCGCCAACGTCTGGGTCTCGATCCTGGCGGCGATGCTGCTGTCGCTGCTCGGCGGCGCGCTGATCGAGCGGGTGATCATCCGGCCGGTGGAGGGAGGGTCACCGCTGAACATCGTGATCGTCACCGTCGGCATGTTCCTGGCCCTGAACGCGCTGGCGCAGTGGATATGGGGCACCGAAGCCCGTACCTTCGCCAACCCCTTCCCCAACGAGGCCTACGACCTCGGCGGGGTCAGCATCGACGCCGACCTGCTGGGTCGCCTCGCCGTGCTGGCCATCGTGGCCTTCGTGCTCTACCTGCTCTTCCAGAAGACGAAGCTCGGCCTCGCCATGCGGGCCGTGGCCTCCAACACGGAGTCCAGCGGCCTCGTGGGCATCCAGGTCGGGCGCATGCTGATGATCGGCTGGGGCCTCGCCGCCGCGCTCGGTGCGCTCGCCGGCAGCCTCACGGCGGCCCGCAACTCACAGTTCGACACCAACTTCATGATCTCGGTGCTCGTGTTCTCCTTCGCCGCCGCCACGCTGGGCGGCCTCGACAGCCCGCTCGGGGCCGTGGTGGGCGGACTGATCGTCGGGGTGGTCCAAGAGCTCGTCGGTGCCTACGTCGGCTTCGTCGGCACCGACCTGCGTGACGGGGCCGCCTTCGTGATCATCCTGGTCATCTTGTTGGTCAAGCCGAGCGGCCTGTTCGGCAAGCAGACGGTGGCTCGGGTATGACTTCCGACACCGAGCTCATGGAGGAGCCACCCGAGGCGCCCTGGGCCGACGAGACCCCCCACCCCGAGCCGCCCGCCACGCGCAACTGGAAGGTCTTCGGCCTCAAGGCAGCGGTCGTGGTGATCGCCGCGGTGATCCTCTACCAGCTGCCGCTCTACTACCAGGAGTTCCGGGTCCGGCAGTTCAACGAGGTCATCTTCCTCTCGGTGGCCGTGCTCGGCCTGGGCCTGCTGACGGGCTTCAACGGCCAGATCTCCATCGGCCACGGCGCCTTCTTCGGGATCGGGGCCTACACGACGGCCATCCTGGTGGCCGACCACGGCTGGTCCTACTTGGCCACCATCCCTCTCGGAGCGCTGATCTCGTTCATCGTGGGGGCCCTGGTGGGGGTGCCCGCCCTGCGCATCAAGGGCCTGTACCTGGCCCTCACCACCCTCGCCTTCGCCACCACGTTCACGCTGGTGATCAAGAAGTTCTCGTCGGTCACCGGCGGCACCCAGGGCAAGGTCGTGCCCCGATTCCAGGTGCCGAGCTGGTCGAACCTCACCAACGACCAGTTCGTGTACTACATGCTGCTGATCATGGCCGTGGTGCTGTTCGTCCTGGCCCGGAACCTCGTCAAGAGCCGGGTGGGCCGGGCGCTCATCGCCGTGCGCGACAACGAGGTCGCCGCCGAGGTCGTCGGCGTGAACCTCGCCGCCTACAAGGTGATCACCTTCGGGCTGAGCGCCGCCCTCGCGGGCATCGCCGGCTCGATGTCGGTGATCAACACCCCGTTCGTGGACGCCAACTCGTTCACCATCAACAAGTCGATCGAGCTCCTCGCCGCCCTCGTCATCGGCGGTGCCGCCACCATCTTCGGGCCCATCGTCGGCTCGTTCTTCGTGGTCTTCGTGCCCGAGTACTCCCAGGACATCAACCCGGCGCTGTCCCAGGTCATCTACGGCGGCCTGCTCATCGTCTTGATGCTCGTGCTGCCCGGCGGCATCATCGGTGGCCTGAAGCGTCTGTGGGCCTTCCTGGCCCGCCACCTGCCCGGTCGGGCCTCGACGCCGACGGCCCCGCCGGCGCCCGAGCCCACCGAGCCGCCCGCAGCCGCGGCGTCCTGATCCCTCCGACGACCTCACCCTGCAACCCCGAACACAGGAGACAACCATGACCACTCGGACCCGATGGGCGCGCTGGTCGGCGCTGGCCCTCGCGCTCGTCCTCACCGCCGCCGCCTGTGGCGGTGGCGGCCGGGAGGACTCCGGCGGCGATTCCGGCGGCAGCGACGGCACCACGGCATCCGGTGAGGAGGCGGGCCCGCTCACCATCGACACGAGCAACTGCACCACCAGCCCAACCGAGGTGGCGCCGGAGGGCGAGGTGACCTTCGGCACGAGCGTCCCGCAGTCGGGTCTGTTCGCGGCCTTCTCGAAGATCGCCGAGGGCTACAACGCCTACTTCGACTACCTGAACTCGGAGGAGGGCGGCGTCGACGGTCGTGAGGTCACCGTCGAGGTCACCGACGACGGCTACGAGTCGGGCCAGACCGTCTCCAACGTCCAGCAGCTCATCCAGCAGGACCAGGTGTTCGGCATCTTCAACGTGGTCGGCACCCCCAACAACCTCGCCATCCGAGACACGCTGAACCAGGACTGCGTGCCCCAGCTGTACGCGGCCACCGGCGCGGCGCTGTGGGGCAACCCCGACGAGTACCCCTTCACCATCGGCTCGCTGCCGACCTACGCCACCGAGATGGGCGTGTTCGTGGACTACCTCGAGGCGGAGAACCCCGACGCCAAGGTCGCCATCCTCTTCCAGAACGACGACTTCGGTGAGGAGTACGTGAACTCGTTCGAGACCCTCACCGAGGGCACGGACATCACCGTGGTGACCGAGGAGAGCTATGAGCCGTCGGACAGCGACGTCGACAGCCAGGTCACCTCGATCGCCAACAGCGGTGCCGACACCGTGGTCCTCGCGGCCACGGCCCTCAAGTGCCCCCAGGCCCTCGACGCCCTCCAGGCGCAGTCGGGCTTCGATCCCGAGACGGTGTGGCTGTCGCAGACCTGCACCTCCTCGACGGTGATCGGCCTGGCCAGCCCCGGTGCCGCCGACGGCGTGCTCTCGGCCATCTACCTGAAGGACCCGGCCGATCCGCAGTGGGACGACGACCCGGCCATGGTCGAGTTCCAGGAGCAGGGCCAGGCCCACGGCCTCTCGGCCGAGCAGGTCGAGGACGGCGTGGTGGGCATCGGGTGGACCTTCGGCCAGCTGCTGGCCGAGACCATCCGCAACACCCCTGAGCTCACCCGCGAGAACATCATGCAGAGCGCCTACAGCCTCGACGGCGTCGAGGTCGGCCTGCTGCTGCCGGGGGTGAGCTTCACCACCAACGGCGCCGAGGACCCGTTCCCGATCGAGACGCTCCAGATCGGCCAGTACAACGGCGAGTTCTTCGACTTCGTGGGCGACCCCATCGACCTCGAAGGCCAGAGCGCGGAGTTCACGCCCCAGGGCTAGCTCCGCCACCGCTCGATCCGTCGGGCCGCACCCCTGCCAGGCAGGGGTGCGGCCCGTCGGCGTTTCATGCCAACAAATCCTCGGCGGCCTGGCGGACCTGCCAGTCGCGGTCGGTGCGGGCGCGTTCGAGGGCCGCGTCCACCTCGGGCCCGTCGAAGGGGGCCAGGGCGATGATCGCCCGCCGCCGCACCGTGGCCTTGTCGCTCGTGGCCGCGAGGATCGTGGGCAGCGCGGCCGCGTCGCCGATGGCGCCGAGAGCGGCGACCGCGGCCTCCCGGCACAGCGCGTCCTCATGGTCGGCGACGAGGGCGCACAGCGCCTCGACCGCTCCGGGCTCGGCCGGCACCCGCTCGCCGCAGGCCCACGCCGCCACCTCCACCACGGTGGCGTCCTCGTCGGCGAGCAGGCCGAGCAACGAGCAGGTGGGGCCCGGATCGTGGGCCGCCACCTCCTCGGCGGCCCGGCGGCGCACCG
This Acidimicrobiales bacterium DNA region includes the following protein-coding sequences:
- a CDS encoding branched-chain amino acid ABC transporter permease; amino-acid sequence: MELFLERLIVGIGRGSIYALLALAIVLIFRSTGILNFAQGEMAMFSTFVAWTFQYNGANVWVSILAAMLLSLLGGALIERVIIRPVEGGSPLNIVIVTVGMFLALNALAQWIWGTEARTFANPFPNEAYDLGGVSIDADLLGRLAVLAIVAFVLYLLFQKTKLGLAMRAVASNTESSGLVGIQVGRMLMIGWGLAAALGALAGSLTAARNSQFDTNFMISVLVFSFAAATLGGLDSPLGAVVGGLIVGVVQELVGAYVGFVGTDLRDGAAFVIILVILLVKPSGLFGKQTVARV
- a CDS encoding branched-chain amino acid ABC transporter permease, coding for MTSDTELMEEPPEAPWADETPHPEPPATRNWKVFGLKAAVVVIAAVILYQLPLYYQEFRVRQFNEVIFLSVAVLGLGLLTGFNGQISIGHGAFFGIGAYTTAILVADHGWSYLATIPLGALISFIVGALVGVPALRIKGLYLALTTLAFATTFTLVIKKFSSVTGGTQGKVVPRFQVPSWSNLTNDQFVYYMLLIMAVVLFVLARNLVKSRVGRALIAVRDNEVAAEVVGVNLAAYKVITFGLSAALAGIAGSMSVINTPFVDANSFTINKSIELLAALVIGGAATIFGPIVGSFFVVFVPEYSQDINPALSQVIYGGLLIVLMLVLPGGIIGGLKRLWAFLARHLPGRASTPTAPPAPEPTEPPAAAAS
- a CDS encoding ABC transporter substrate-binding protein, with product MTTRTRWARWSALALALVLTAAACGGGGREDSGGDSGGSDGTTASGEEAGPLTIDTSNCTTSPTEVAPEGEVTFGTSVPQSGLFAAFSKIAEGYNAYFDYLNSEEGGVDGREVTVEVTDDGYESGQTVSNVQQLIQQDQVFGIFNVVGTPNNLAIRDTLNQDCVPQLYAATGAALWGNPDEYPFTIGSLPTYATEMGVFVDYLEAENPDAKVAILFQNDDFGEEYVNSFETLTEGTDITVVTEESYEPSDSDVDSQVTSIANSGADTVVLAATALKCPQALDALQAQSGFDPETVWLSQTCTSSTVIGLASPGAADGVLSAIYLKDPADPQWDDDPAMVEFQEQGQAHGLSAEQVEDGVVGIGWTFGQLLAETIRNTPELTRENIMQSAYSLDGVEVGLLLPGVSFTTNGAEDPFPIETLQIGQYNGEFFDFVGDPIDLEGQSAEFTPQG
- a CDS encoding HEAT repeat domain-containing protein — protein: MSEQHRKRRREAALAGHTGDEPAARALLAHPDPTTRSTALGALGRLGVLAPADVATALADPSPTVRRRAAEEVAAHDPGPTCSLLGLLADEDATVVEVAAWACGERVPAEPGAVEALCALVADHEDALCREAAVAALGAIGDAAALPTILAATSDKATVRRRAIIALAPFDGPEVDAALERARTDRDWQVRQAAEDLLA